A genomic window from Salvia hispanica cultivar TCC Black 2014 chromosome 5, UniMelb_Shisp_WGS_1.0, whole genome shotgun sequence includes:
- the LOC125188752 gene encoding thiamine thiazole synthase 2, chloroplastic-like → MAAMATTLTSSLSKTQLFDSKSSFHGSAVPTRAAAVQPLKSASVTMSAAYNLDSFKFQPIKESVVSREMTRRYMTDMITYADTDVVIVGAGSAGLSCAYELSKNPNINIAIIEQSVSPGGGAWLGGQLFSAMVVRKPAHHFLDELEIEYDETDDYVVIKHAALFTSTIMSKLLARPNVKLFNAVAAEDLIVKNERVAGVVTNWALVSMNHDTQSCMDPNVIEAKIVVSSCGHDGPFGATGVKRLRSIGMIDSVPGMKALDMNTAEDAIVRLTREVVPGMIITGMEVAEIDGAPRMGPTFGAMMISGQKAAHLALRALGLPNALDGAVAAQPELVLASAESDVVDA, encoded by the exons ATGGCAGCCATGGCCACCACCCTCACCTCCTCCCTCTCTAAAACCCAATTATTCGACAGCAAGTCCTCCTTCCATGGCTCCGCCGTGCCAACACGCGCCGCCGCCGTCCAGCCCCTGAAATCCGCGTCCGTGACCATGTCCGCCGCCTACAACCTGGACAGCTTCAAATTCCAGCCCATCAAGGAGTCCGTCGTCTCCCGGGAGATGACCAGGCGCTACATGACCGACATGATCACCTACGCCGACACCGACGTCGTCATCGTCGGCGCGGGCTCGGCCGGCCTCTCCTGCGCGTACGAGCTCAGCAAGAACCCCAACATCAACATCGCCATCATCGAGCAGTCCGTCAGCCCCGGCGGCGGCGCGTGGCTCGGCGGCCAGCTCTTCTCCGCCATGGTCGTCCGCAAGCCCGCCCACCACTTCCTCGACGAGCTCGAGATCGAGTACGACGAGACGGACGACTACGTGGTGATCAAGCACGCCGCCCTCTTTACCTCCACCATCATGAGCAAGCTCCTGGCCCGCCCCAACGTGAAGCTCTTCAACGCCGTCGCCGCCGAGGACCTCATCGTCAAGAACGAGAGGGTCGCCGGCGTCGTCACGAACTGGGCTCTCGTTTCCATGAACCACGACACACAGTCGTGCATGGACCCCAATGTCATCGAGGCCAAAATCGTGGTCAGCTCCTGCGGCCACGACGGCCCATTCGGCGCCACCGGAGTCAAGCGCTTGAGGAGCATCGGAATGATCGACAGCGTCCCCGGGATGAAGGCCCTCGACATGAACACCGCGGAGGATGCCATTGTCAGGCTCACCAGGGAGGTCGTTCCGGGAATGATCATCACCGGCATGGAAGTCGCCGAGATCGACGGAGCCCCGAGAATG GGGCCGACTTTCGGTGCGATGATGATTTCGGGTCAGAAGGCGGCGCACTTGGCGTTGAGGGCGCTGGGGCTGCCCAATGCTTTGGACGGAGCGGTGGCTGCTCAGCCGGAATTGGTCCTGGCCTCGGCTGAGTCTGATGTGGTAGATGCTTGA
- the LOC125190915 gene encoding protein translation factor SUI1 homolog 2-like: protein MSDFEVQIPGSFDPFAEAKAENSGAGSKEYVHIRVQQRNGRKSLTTVQGLKKEFSYNKILKDLKKEFCCNGTVVQDPELGQVIQLQGDQRKNVSTFLVQASIVKKEQIKIHGF, encoded by the exons ATGTctgattttgaagtccaaatCCCTGGCTCCTTTG ATCCTTTTGCTGAGGCAAAAGCCGAGAACTCGGGTGCAGGATCAAAAGAATATGTGCATATTCGCGTCCAGCAGCGGAATGGTAGGAAAAGCCTGACAACTGTCCAGGGTTTGAAGAAGGAGTTCAGCTATAACAAAATTCTCAAAGATCTGAAGAAGGAATTTTGCTGCAATGGTACAGTGGTACAGGACCCTGAGCTAGGACAG GTTATACAACTCCAAGGTGATCAGAGGAAGAATGTCTCGACGTTCCTTGTTCAG GCAAGCATTGTGAAAAAAGAGCAAATCAAGATTCATGGTTTTTGA